One Aneurinibacillus migulanus genomic region harbors:
- a CDS encoding MaoC family dehydratase, whose amino-acid sequence MDIYEKSKHVVERSYADIHIGDTAEVVKTITDEDIVAFAQLTGDVNPIHLDDEFAKKTFFKERIAHGMLTASFISAVLGTQLPGTNTIYLSQNLKFKAPVKIGDTITAVAEVIEKRDDKKLIKLRTNLVNQQQKIVVEGEAMVMKME is encoded by the coding sequence ATGGATATATATGAAAAATCCAAGCACGTAGTTGAACGCTCATATGCTGATATTCATATCGGAGATACCGCTGAAGTAGTAAAAACCATTACCGATGAAGATATTGTAGCATTCGCTCAGCTTACCGGTGACGTTAATCCGATTCATCTGGATGATGAGTTTGCGAAGAAGACGTTTTTCAAAGAAAGAATCGCTCACGGCATGTTGACTGCCAGCTTTATCTCCGCTGTATTAGGTACTCAATTGCCTGGTACCAATACAATCTATCTGTCACAAAATCTAAAATTTAAGGCTCCGGTCAAAATCGGTGATACGATTACTGCGGTTGCCGAAGTGATAGAAAAAAGAGATGATAAGAAGCTTATTAAATTGCGTACTAATCTCGTAAACCAGCAGCAAAAGATAGTTGTTGAGGGAGAGGCAATGGTAATGAAAATGGAGTAG